A portion of the Parasteatoda tepidariorum isolate YZ-2023 chromosome 5, CAS_Ptep_4.0, whole genome shotgun sequence genome contains these proteins:
- the LOC107453195 gene encoding uncharacterized protein, producing MSNRRSNRLLEKLKSIGENCSDIESDSTNWELSSENESDYIQSETYDADDSDEKAITIDKNESVNNVSRKRCRVLSTSDSDEETENTFQETETAADGTVWLKFDEGGIPGRLPSTCVFKGVKGPTGYTKRNIMADNIVSAFSLIIDNYIIEHAKN from the coding sequence ATGTCGAATAGAAGGTCGAATAGATTATTGGAAAAGCTAAAGAGCATAGGTGAAAATTGTTCCGATATAGAATCAGATTCAACAAATTGGGAACTATCATCTGAAAATGAATCGGATTATATTCAAAGTGAGACATATGATGCTGACGATAGCGATGAAAAGGCGATCACCatagataaaaatgaaagtgtCAACAATGTGTCCAGGAAAAGGTGTAGGGTGCTAAGTACTTCAGACTCTGATGAAGAAACTGAAAACACCTTTCAAGAGACCGAAACAGCTGCCGATGGTACTGTGTGGTTAAAATTTGACGAAGGTGGAATTCCTGGAAGGTTACCATCTACTTGTGTTTTCAAGGGTGTGAAAGGTCCTACAGGCTACACAAAAAGGAACATTATGGCAGATAATATTGTCAGTGCATTCTCGTTGATAATAGATAACTATATTATCGAACATGCAAAAAACTGA
- the LOC139425617 gene encoding piggyBac transposable element-derived protein 4-like, translated as MTRDKFKQILQFIRFDKNIERSRRLQTNKIALVLEIWNKFIENSYACLPGKNITVDEQLFPTKARCKFIQYMPIKPNKYGIKFWLASDISSKYVLNGFPYLGKDEQRPSSMLLSEHVVLKPVEPNTSCGRNITTDNFFISMSLLTKLLAKKKQL; from the coding sequence ATGACCAGAGATAAGTTCAAGCAAATCCTACAATTTATTCGTTTTGACAAAAACATCGAAAGAAGTAGACGGctccaaacaaataaaattgccTTGGTTTTGGAAATATGGAacaaattcattgaaaatagtTACGCTTGCTTACCAGGGAAAAATATAACAGTTGACGAGCAATTATTTCCGACAAAAGCCAGGTGCAAGTTTATACAGTATATGCCTATTAAACCCAACAAATATGGCATCAAATTCTGGCTTGCATCAGATATTAGTAGCAAGTACGTTTTGAATGGTTTTCCTTACTTGGGGAAAGATGAACAACGACCATCGTCAATGCTTCTCAGTGAACACGTTGTTCTGAAACCTGTCGAGCCAAATACAAGCTGCGGAAGGAATATCACGACCGATAACTTTTTCATTAGCATGTCACTCTTGACGAAATTATTGgccaaaaaaaaacaactctag